One part of the Glycine soja cultivar W05 chromosome 11, ASM419377v2, whole genome shotgun sequence genome encodes these proteins:
- the LOC114377523 gene encoding cytoplasmic 60S subunit biogenesis factor REI1 homolog 1-like isoform X1 — protein sequence MPGLTCNACNTEFKDDTEQKLHYKSEWHRYNLKRKVAGVPGVTEALFLARQSVLAQEKNKLGETPMLYSCGLCGKDYKSSKAHAEHLKSRGHMMQASEGTSHADEKAIVKPLPQRVVNRPPPRREVDNSENEESEDEWEEVDPEEDLVDGAAKSLTDLNVNEHGENVDMEVDDDFEELDPSCCFMCDQEHKSIENCMVHMHKHHGFFIPDVEYLKDPKGLLTYLGLKVKRDYMCLYCNDRCYPFSSLEAVRKHMEAKSHCKVHYGDGDDDEEVELDEFYDYSSSYVDDQGKQLVASCDASNNVELVGGSELIITTKSGERSSTKTLGSREFLRYYRQKPRPSLANMAITAALASRYRSMGLTTIQSREKIVRMKVLKEMNRSGVDNMRTKMAMKSNVIRNLPKNVPY from the exons GTGGCTGGGGTTCCTGGGGTGACCGAGGCGTTATTTCTGGCTAGACAATCTGTGCTTGCtcaagagaaaaataaactGGGTGAAACCCCCATGCTCTACAGCTGTGGTCTTTGTGGAAAGGATTATAAAAGTTCTAAGGCTCATGCTGAGCACCTTAAATCACGTGGTCATATGATGCAGGCCTCTGAAGGAACTAGTCACGCAGATGAGAAGGCAATAGTTAAGCCTCTTCCACAACGTGTTGTGAATAGGCCTCCTCCTAGGAGAGAGGTAGATAACTCTGAAAATGAGGAAAGTGAAGATGAATGGGAGGAGGTTGATCCTGAAGAGGATTTGGTTGATGGTGCTGCAAAGTCCTTGACTGATTTGAATGTGAATGAGCATGGTGAAAATGTTGATATGGAGGTAGATGATGATTTTGAGGAGTTAGACCCCTCTTGTTGCTTTATGTGTGATCAAGAGCACAAATCAATAGAAAACTGCATGGTTCACATGCACAAGCATCATGGATTCTTCATTCCTGATGTTGAGTATTTGAAGGATCCAAAAGGCCTCCTCACCTATCTTGGCCTTAAG GTCAAAAGGGACTACATGTGTCTGTACTGCAATGATCGATGTTATCCATTCAGCAGCTTGGAAGCAGTCAGGAAACATATGGAGGCAAAAAGTCACTGTAAAGTGCATTatggtgatggtgatgatgaCGAGGAGGTAGAATTAGATGAGTTCTATGATTATAGCAGCAG TTATGTGGATGATCAAGGCAAGCAGCTTGTTGCGTCTTGTGATGCATCTAACAATGTAGAACTTGTTGGTGGGTCTGAGCTCATAATCACCACGAAATCTGGTGAAagatcatcaaccaaaacacTAGGTTCCCGTGAATTTTTGCGTTATTATCGTCAAAAACCTCGGCCATCACTAGCAAATATGGCTATCACTGCTGCGTTGGCTTCAAG gtACAGGAGCATGGGCTTGACCACTATCCAATCAAGGGAGAAGATTGTGAGGATGAAAGTGCTGAAGGAAATGAATAGGTCAGGTGTGGACAATATGCGTACTAAGATGGCGATGAAGAGTAATGTCATCAGGAACCTGCCAAAGAATGTACCATATTAG
- the LOC114377523 gene encoding cytoplasmic 60S subunit biogenesis factor REI1 homolog 1-like isoform X2, whose protein sequence is MPGLTCNACNTEFKDDTEQKLHYKSEWHRYNLKRKASEGTSHADEKAIVKPLPQRVVNRPPPRREVDNSENEESEDEWEEVDPEEDLVDGAAKSLTDLNVNEHGENVDMEVDDDFEELDPSCCFMCDQEHKSIENCMVHMHKHHGFFIPDVEYLKDPKGLLTYLGLKVKRDYMCLYCNDRCYPFSSLEAVRKHMEAKSHCKVHYGDGDDDEEVELDEFYDYSSSYVDDQGKQLVASCDASNNVELVGGSELIITTKSGERSSTKTLGSREFLRYYRQKPRPSLANMAITAALASRYRSMGLTTIQSREKIVRMKVLKEMNRSGVDNMRTKMAMKSNVIRNLPKNVPY, encoded by the exons GCCTCTGAAGGAACTAGTCACGCAGATGAGAAGGCAATAGTTAAGCCTCTTCCACAACGTGTTGTGAATAGGCCTCCTCCTAGGAGAGAGGTAGATAACTCTGAAAATGAGGAAAGTGAAGATGAATGGGAGGAGGTTGATCCTGAAGAGGATTTGGTTGATGGTGCTGCAAAGTCCTTGACTGATTTGAATGTGAATGAGCATGGTGAAAATGTTGATATGGAGGTAGATGATGATTTTGAGGAGTTAGACCCCTCTTGTTGCTTTATGTGTGATCAAGAGCACAAATCAATAGAAAACTGCATGGTTCACATGCACAAGCATCATGGATTCTTCATTCCTGATGTTGAGTATTTGAAGGATCCAAAAGGCCTCCTCACCTATCTTGGCCTTAAG GTCAAAAGGGACTACATGTGTCTGTACTGCAATGATCGATGTTATCCATTCAGCAGCTTGGAAGCAGTCAGGAAACATATGGAGGCAAAAAGTCACTGTAAAGTGCATTatggtgatggtgatgatgaCGAGGAGGTAGAATTAGATGAGTTCTATGATTATAGCAGCAG TTATGTGGATGATCAAGGCAAGCAGCTTGTTGCGTCTTGTGATGCATCTAACAATGTAGAACTTGTTGGTGGGTCTGAGCTCATAATCACCACGAAATCTGGTGAAagatcatcaaccaaaacacTAGGTTCCCGTGAATTTTTGCGTTATTATCGTCAAAAACCTCGGCCATCACTAGCAAATATGGCTATCACTGCTGCGTTGGCTTCAAG gtACAGGAGCATGGGCTTGACCACTATCCAATCAAGGGAGAAGATTGTGAGGATGAAAGTGCTGAAGGAAATGAATAGGTCAGGTGTGGACAATATGCGTACTAAGATGGCGATGAAGAGTAATGTCATCAGGAACCTGCCAAAGAATGTACCATATTAG